From one Coleofasciculus chthonoplastes PCC 7420 genomic stretch:
- a CDS encoding DUF565 domain-containing protein, whose translation MQNTRLNTLVDVILARLAQWFTNPWRRLSIILLGLLSGIFLGSAISTTAGQTADWDVIAAGILIIFTETVSRIVYGRNRQRLPSLSRASRLSWFLETVNALKIGLVYSMFLEAFKLGS comes from the coding sequence ATGCAAAATACTCGTCTTAATACTCTCGTCGATGTGATCTTGGCAAGGTTAGCCCAGTGGTTTACCAATCCCTGGCGACGCCTGTCCATAATTTTGCTGGGACTACTGTCAGGCATTTTCCTCGGTAGTGCTATCTCAACGACAGCCGGACAAACGGCTGACTGGGATGTGATTGCGGCTGGGATTTTAATTATTTTCACGGAAACGGTAAGCCGGATTGTTTATGGCAGAAATCGCCAGCGTTTGCCTTCTCTGAGCAGAGCATCCCGATTGTCATGGTTTCTGGAAACAGTGAATGCTCTGAAAATTGGTTTGGTTTATAGCATGTTTTTGGAAGCGTTTAAACTGGGTTCATAG
- a CDS encoding ArnT family glycosyltransferase gives MDVESKDRITQPVTKWWNVWEKHPTRLWMFSVLGLAAICWVAFLWHLGSTGLVDETEPLFAEAARQMTVTGDWITPYFNGETRFDKPPLVYWLMAIGYHLIGVNEWAVRLPSAMSAIALTILGFYTLRYFGISRPRTLVDHQQMEVEDTPKLPNLERQRWLSAGIGATLIALNPITLVWARTGVSDMLLSGCMGTALLCFFIGYVQGETGRQEAEAQDSQYRGQIMGDPKPILGFASGWYLAFYILIALAILAKGPVGFVLPGLIIGAFLLYLGKFWQVVREMRLVWGLGLIGVLAIPWYVLVTLANGEDYIEKFFGYHNVERFVGVVNHHWAPWYFYFLVVLVGFAPWSCYLPLAIARLRFWQVKKWRSSPRASQLGLFALCWFVGVFGFFTIAVTKLPSYVLPLMPAAAILVALLASDLLTYPPQRLWGLRLSAGFNLILLGVIAWAIWYSPNFIGYDPAALNLSETLQASGLPLRGGILWGMAAVAAAIALCRRRGWRWLGTINLVAFVAFIILVVSPATFLLDQERQLPLRELSAIAAEVNQPSEAFLMMGFEKPSVVFYAKRSVNYFDEEHKFIAYIEDIAKIEPNPPSTLVLIESKRFNRLKEEWLKPSEYTVIDQEGAYHLIRVTKQVLARKL, from the coding sequence GTGGACGTTGAATCTAAGGATAGGATCACTCAACCCGTGACAAAGTGGTGGAATGTTTGGGAAAAGCATCCAACTCGTTTGTGGATGTTCTCGGTTTTAGGGTTAGCGGCGATTTGCTGGGTGGCGTTTTTATGGCACTTAGGTAGTACGGGTTTGGTTGATGAAACTGAACCGTTATTCGCCGAAGCCGCCCGCCAGATGACGGTGACAGGAGACTGGATTACACCGTATTTTAATGGGGAGACTCGGTTTGATAAACCGCCCTTAGTCTACTGGTTAATGGCGATTGGCTATCACCTGATTGGCGTGAATGAATGGGCGGTGCGACTTCCCTCGGCGATGAGTGCGATCGCGCTCACAATATTGGGCTTTTATACGCTACGCTATTTTGGGATTTCTCGTCCCCGGACTCTGGTTGATCACCAGCAGATGGAAGTTGAAGATACCCCAAAACTACCTAATTTAGAACGCCAGCGCTGGTTATCGGCGGGAATTGGGGCGACATTAATTGCATTGAATCCGATCACTTTGGTTTGGGCGCGGACTGGGGTGTCGGATATGCTACTCTCTGGCTGTATGGGAACGGCTCTTTTATGCTTTTTTATTGGCTATGTGCAAGGGGAAACCGGGAGACAGGAAGCGGAGGCGCAAGATAGCCAATACCGTGGACAAATAATGGGTGATCCCAAACCTATTTTAGGATTTGCGTCGGGTTGGTATTTGGCATTTTATATCTTAATTGCCTTAGCGATTCTTGCCAAAGGACCGGTGGGATTTGTCCTCCCTGGATTAATTATTGGCGCATTTTTGTTATATCTGGGGAAGTTTTGGCAGGTGGTGCGGGAAATGCGCCTGGTTTGGGGATTGGGGCTGATTGGTGTCCTAGCAATTCCCTGGTATGTGTTAGTTACCTTGGCGAATGGCGAAGACTATATCGAGAAGTTTTTTGGCTATCACAATGTTGAACGCTTTGTCGGGGTGGTGAATCACCATTGGGCGCCCTGGTATTTCTATTTTCTGGTTGTGTTAGTCGGGTTTGCCCCTTGGTCTTGTTATCTGCCTTTGGCAATTGCCCGGTTAAGGTTTTGGCAGGTTAAAAAATGGCGTTCGTCTCCTCGTGCGAGTCAGTTAGGTTTATTTGCCCTGTGTTGGTTTGTTGGGGTGTTTGGCTTCTTTACAATTGCCGTTACTAAACTTCCCAGTTATGTCTTACCGTTAATGCCTGCGGCGGCAATTTTGGTGGCATTATTAGCTAGTGATTTACTCACTTATCCTCCTCAACGTCTATGGGGGTTACGGTTGAGTGCTGGATTTAATCTGATTCTGCTGGGTGTCATTGCTTGGGCAATTTGGTATAGTCCTAATTTCATTGGCTATGATCCGGCGGCGCTGAATTTATCGGAAACGTTGCAAGCGTCAGGATTACCGCTGCGGGGAGGTATTCTGTGGGGAATGGCGGCGGTAGCGGCGGCGATCGCGTTATGTAGGCGTCGAGGGTGGCGTTGGTTAGGAACGATTAATTTGGTGGCGTTTGTGGCGTTTATTATTCTGGTGGTTTCCCCGGCTACTTTTCTATTAGATCAGGAACGTCAGCTTCCCCTACGAGAATTATCCGCGATCGCGGCTGAGGTGAACCAACCGTCAGAAGCGTTTCTAATGATGGGATTTGAAAAGCCTAGTGTGGTATTTTATGCCAAGCGATCGGTGAATTATTTTGATGAGGAACATAAGTTTATTGCTTACATTGAGGACATCGCTAAAATTGAGCCTAATCCACCTTCCACTCTGGTTTTAATTGAGTCGAAGCGATTTAATCGACTTAAAGAAGAATGGCTCAAACCTAGTGAATATACGGTCATTGATCAGGAAGGTGCTTATCATTTGATTCGAGTGACTAAACAAGTTCTTGCTCGCAAGCTTTAA
- a CDS encoding CU044_2847 family protein produces MPQLIPIQLDDQTIIYIEATEDVDIPDITTEPEDEDEEEDGEEPTVPKTLEVAKAQKQMVQNFRAIQGTIRAYTIYTLSAFKKMAIANVNKVTLEFGIELGGEAGVPYVTKGTAKSNLKITVECSFPDSTE; encoded by the coding sequence ATGCCTCAACTCATCCCAATTCAGCTCGACGATCAAACCATCATCTATATTGAAGCCACAGAAGACGTAGACATTCCCGACATCACCACAGAACCCGAAGACGAAGACGAAGAGGAAGACGGAGAGGAGCCCACAGTTCCCAAAACCCTTGAAGTCGCCAAAGCTCAAAAGCAAATGGTGCAGAATTTCCGAGCGATTCAAGGCACAATTCGAGCGTACACAATTTACACCTTAAGCGCCTTTAAAAAAATGGCGATCGCGAATGTCAACAAAGTTACCCTAGAATTTGGTATCGAACTCGGTGGTGAAGCTGGCGTCCCGTATGTCACCAAAGGAACCGCTAAAAGCAACCTCAAGATTACCGTTGAATGTTCATTTCCTGATTCAACTGAATAA